The proteins below come from a single Fusobacterium nucleatum genomic window:
- a CDS encoding filamentous hemagglutinin N-terminal domain-containing protein, protein MKGSFKRLIAIFMLFLHIVSLANGIVPDNGASKNLQLDKAANGVPLVNIEAPDNNGISHNVYKEYNVDERGAILNNSKDLTNSQLGGLIYGNPNLQNSSEASTIINEVSGVNRSRIEGYQEIAGKKANYILANPNGIYVNGADLSILEI, encoded by the coding sequence ATGAAAGGAAGTTTTAAAAGATTAATAGCAATATTTATGTTGTTTTTACATATAGTTAGCTTGGCTAATGGGATAGTTCCAGATAATGGAGCAAGTAAAAATTTACAATTAGATAAGGCAGCTAATGGAGTTCCACTTGTTAATATAGAAGCACCAGATAATAATGGAATTTCCCACAATGTATATAAAGAATATAATGTAGATGAAAGAGGAGCTATTTTAAATAACTCTAAGGATTTAACAAACTCTCAATTAGGAGGACTTATTTATGGAAATCCTAATCTACAAAATAGTAGTGAAGCTTCAACAATAATAAATGAAGTAAGTGGAGTAAATAGAAGTAGAATAGAGGGTTATCAAGAAATAGCTGGGAAAAAAGCTAACTACATCTTAGCGAATCCTAATGGGATATATGTTAATGGTGCAGATTTATCAATACTGGAAATATAA
- a CDS encoding DNA polymerase III subunit delta, whose translation MFYFLYGNSPMIEFETEKITEEILEKYPNIMPKFFDCSLKEENEFLSALQVNSIFKTVDFLVLKRSENLKSSAIQKLFKSVKNYNLDEKNIIIIYNVPIQYGKVVSDYELTKASIKLIEELAVFKDCTVIKESKTTLNYVKQNLNITEKDAKDFIELLGDDYYHIKNETNKVATFLERQPYSFEKIKNLISIDKEYNMKDLIENFLKTKNFSDIINFLEKNKDSYLALIYMLTDELINLLKLTSLIKSGKISKNMNYNVFKELYNDFSNLFIGKNFKAQHPYTIFLKLNSFENFSEELLEKRLKELLEIEYKVKSGERDIDIETEVFLGKFF comes from the coding sequence ATGTTTTATTTTTTATATGGAAATTCTCCAATGATAGAGTTTGAAACTGAAAAAATTACAGAAGAAATTTTAGAAAAATATCCAAATATCATGCCAAAATTTTTTGACTGTTCTTTAAAAGAAGAAAATGAATTTTTATCTGCTTTACAAGTTAATTCAATTTTTAAAACAGTTGATTTTTTAGTTTTAAAAAGAAGCGAAAATTTGAAAAGTTCAGCTATTCAAAAACTATTTAAGAGTGTCAAAAATTATAATCTAGATGAAAAGAATATTATAATTATCTACAATGTCCCTATACAATATGGAAAAGTTGTTTCAGATTATGAATTAACTAAAGCAAGTATTAAATTAATAGAAGAACTTGCTGTTTTTAAAGATTGTACAGTTATAAAAGAAAGTAAGACAACTTTAAATTATGTGAAGCAAAATTTGAATATTACTGAAAAAGATGCTAAGGACTTTATAGAACTATTAGGAGATGACTATTATCATATAAAAAATGAAACTAATAAGGTTGCCACTTTTTTGGAAAGACAACCATACTCTTTTGAAAAAATTAAAAATTTAATAAGTATAGATAAAGAATATAATATGAAGGATTTGATTGAAAATTTTTTAAAAACTAAAAATTTTTCTGATATTATAAATTTTTTAGAAAAAAATAAAGATTCTTATTTAGCTCTTATTTATATGCTAACAGATGAACTAATTAATTTATTAAAACTAACTTCTTTAATAAAAAGTGGTAAAATTTCAAAAAATATGAATTATAATGTATTTAAAGAACTATATAATGATTTTTCTAATTTGTTTATAGGAAAAAATTTCAAAGCTCAACACCCTTATACAATTTTTTTGAAATTAAATAGTTTTGAAAATTTTTCAGAAGAATTGTTAGAAAAAAGATTAAAAGAATTGTTAGAAATTGAATATAAAGTAAAAAGTGGAGAAAGAGATATAGATATTGAAACTGAGGTGTTTTTAGGGAAATTTTTTTAA
- a CDS encoding META domain-containing protein, with the protein MKKFLILGITAVALTACTDVNVPFMSSAKTESSTSSSTPVFANLKEQLNGREFTIVTEGYNKKTSIGFQGDRVYGFSGINRYFGNYQISGGKFVFDDFGLTQMAGSEEEMTKELQFLDLLRKNKSIKLSGDTLTLVSTEGIELVFKRTK; encoded by the coding sequence ATGAAAAAATTTTTAATATTAGGAATTACAGCAGTGGCTTTAACAGCTTGTACAGATGTTAATGTTCCATTTATGTCATCAGCAAAAACAGAAAGTTCAACTTCATCATCAACACCTGTTTTTGCAAATTTAAAAGAACAGTTAAATGGTAGAGAATTTACTATAGTAACAGAAGGATATAACAAAAAAACAAGTATAGGTTTCCAAGGGGATAGAGTTTATGGTTTCAGTGGTATCAATAGATATTTTGGAAACTATCAAATAAGTGGTGGTAAATTTGTTTTTGATGATTTTGGATTGACTCAAATGGCAGGAAGCGAAGAAGAAATGACAAAAGAATTACAATTTCTTGACCTTTTAAGAAAAAATAAAAGTATAAAATTATCAGGTGATACTTTGACTTTGGTGTCTACTGAAGGAATAGAATTAGTTTTTAAAAGAACTAAATAG
- a CDS encoding STAS-like domain-containing protein, with protein MSLKREEKDKIKDFLLKTIHYAENYFNIFVIIKDNGIGIFRKIVRDHNLKNENEAIFELKKGKLTSDAENHSGEGIFFTSKVVDYFLISSFNKTFSSGSDEYFYSIEQNRERTIKGTEVILVLNKNTERTTKEIFDEYTSDDFVFNKTKITVHLAKDYLGHDFVSRSLAKRILMNVEKFKVIVLDFENIDNIGQGFADEVFRVFKNKNPDITIVPINMNEEIEFMINRAMKK; from the coding sequence ATGAGTTTAAAAAGAGAGGAAAAAGATAAGATTAAAGATTTTTTATTAAAAACTATTCATTATGCTGAAAATTATTTTAATATATTTGTCATTATTAAGGATAATGGAATAGGGATATTTAGGAAAATAGTAAGGGACCATAATTTAAAAAATGAAAATGAAGCAATATTTGAGCTAAAAAAAGGTAAGTTAACTTCTGATGCTGAAAATCATAGTGGAGAAGGGATATTTTTTACTTCTAAGGTTGTTGATTATTTTTTAATAAGTTCTTTTAATAAAACTTTCTCATCTGGAAGTGATGAATATTTTTATAGTATAGAACAAAATAGGGAAAGAACTATAAAAGGTACGGAAGTTATACTGGTATTAAATAAAAATACAGAAAGAACAACAAAAGAAATTTTTGATGAATATACTAGTGATGACTTTGTATTCAATAAAACAAAAATAACAGTTCATTTAGCAAAAGATTATTTAGGACATGATTTTGTATCACGTTCATTAGCAAAAAGAATTTTAATGAATGTAGAAAAATTTAAAGTAATAGTCTTAGATTTTGAAAATATTGATAATATAGGACAAGGATTTGCTGATGAAGTTTTTAGAGTTTTTAAAAATAAAAATCCAGATATAACTATTGTTCCAATAAATATGAATGAAGAAATTGAATTTATGATTAATAGAGCTATGAAAAAATAA
- the cobU gene encoding bifunctional adenosylcobinamide kinase/adenosylcobinamide-phosphate guanylyltransferase, giving the protein MGKIIFFTGGSRSGKSKFAEEYIYENQYMNKIYFATAIAFDKEMQDRIEKHIKRRGNTWKTIEGYKNLVSLVKNDIDNADVILFDCVTNFVSNYMIIDREIDWDNIHLSVVHEIEYKIEEETTNFLEFIKSKKCDCVFVTNEIGSGLIPDYPLGRYFRDICGRINQLIAKNSDEAYLAISGIKLKIK; this is encoded by the coding sequence ATGGGAAAAATAATATTTTTTACTGGTGGAAGTAGAAGTGGAAAAAGTAAATTTGCTGAAGAATATATTTATGAAAATCAATATATGAATAAAATTTACTTTGCAACTGCAATAGCTTTTGATAAGGAAATGCAGGATAGAATAGAAAAACATATTAAAAGAAGAGGTAATACTTGGAAAACTATTGAAGGTTATAAAAATCTTGTATCTCTTGTAAAAAATGATATAGATAATGCAGATGTCATACTATTTGATTGTGTTACAAATTTTGTTTCCAATTATATGATAATAGATAGAGAAATTGACTGGGATAATATTCATTTATCTGTTGTGCATGAAATTGAATATAAAATTGAAGAAGAAACAACTAATTTTTTAGAATTTATAAAATCTAAAAAATGTGATTGTGTATTTGTAACAAATGAAATTGGTTCAGGACTTATTCCTGATTATCCACTAGGTAGATATTTTAGAGATATATGTGGAAGAATTAATCAGCTTATTGCAAAAAATTCTGATGAAGCTTATTTAGCAATTTCGGGAATAAAATTAAAAATTAAATAA
- a CDS encoding murein L,D-transpeptidase catalytic domain family protein: MKLLKSVFTLILYFIFSLSLFAEINFSNNFNLDMKKKFSDLEIKTMYRDLSLNDKVSFSCFNNAIHGLEKIEDLEIFDSSNNNLLVMIDYTKPSTEERLFIIDLKEKRLLISSLVTHGRGTGDLYATKFSNKNNSYSTSSGFYLTGNIYNGKNGASLQLHGLEKGKNDNAIKRTIVMHAAEYANKKFAEKYGRLGRSKGCLALPTELNIKIINLISGGVVLYVHTNLDENREYDFSKLLSKIS; encoded by the coding sequence ATGAAGTTATTAAAATCTGTTTTCACATTAATTTTATATTTTATATTTTCTTTATCATTATTTGCAGAAATAAATTTTTCAAATAATTTTAATTTAGATATGAAGAAAAAATTTTCTGACTTAGAGATTAAAACTATGTATAGAGACTTATCTTTAAATGATAAAGTCAGTTTTTCATGTTTTAATAATGCTATACATGGTTTAGAAAAAATTGAAGACTTAGAAATTTTTGATAGTTCAAATAATAATCTTTTAGTAATGATTGATTACACTAAACCCTCAACAGAAGAAAGATTATTTATTATTGATTTAAAGGAAAAACGACTCCTTATATCAAGTCTTGTTACTCATGGCAGAGGGACAGGAGATTTATATGCTACAAAATTTTCTAATAAAAATAATTCCTATTCAACTTCATCAGGATTTTACTTAACAGGAAATATTTATAATGGAAAGAATGGAGCATCGCTTCAACTTCATGGATTAGAAAAAGGAAAAAATGATAATGCAATAAAAAGAACTATTGTTATGCATGCAGCCGAATATGCAAATAAAAAATTTGCTGAAAAATATGGTAGACTTGGGAGAAGTAAGGGGTGTCTTGCACTTCCCACAGAGTTGAATATCAAAATTATAAATTTAATTTCTGGTGGAGTTGTATTGTATGTTCATACAAATCTTGATGAAAATAGAGAATATGATTTTTCAAAACTTTTATCTAAGATTTCTTAG
- a CDS encoding histidine kinase: protein MKFILNKTLGINGIDRISFKKIIEILGKPSKIRLELGKDNFDLNITLEYKQLELIINYCVNFYLGTRIPEFQTLFFVVEKLYLDNEVIKIGEDVRKVFTKVKRYTKNNYKIFNYEYNIGEYSGSYDFNNLDLTIYFEKYGKKRIVDGIYVSLPYEDNPNISDVGEILKLDILKNIFEYK from the coding sequence ATGAAATTTATTTTAAATAAAACATTAGGAATTAACGGAATAGATAGAATTTCCTTTAAAAAAATTATTGAAATTTTAGGAAAACCTTCAAAAATAAGGTTAGAGTTAGGAAAAGATAATTTTGATTTAAATATCACATTAGAGTATAAACAATTAGAGCTTATAATTAATTACTGTGTTAACTTTTATTTAGGAACAAGGATACCTGAATTTCAGACATTATTTTTTGTTGTAGAAAAATTATATTTAGACAATGAAGTTATAAAAATTGGAGAAGATGTTAGAAAAGTATTCACAAAAGTAAAAAGGTATACTAAAAATAATTATAAAATTTTTAATTACGAATATAATATTGGGGAGTATTCAGGATCTTATGATTTTAATAATTTAGACTTAACAATATATTTTGAAAAATATGGAAAAAAAAGAATTGTGGATGGAATATACGTATCCTTACCTTATGAGGATAATCCAAATATTTCAGATGTTGGAGAAATTTTAAAACTAGATATTTTAAAAAATATTTTTGAATACAAGTAA
- a CDS encoding PTS sugar transporter subunit IIA translates to MGLFDIFKKKEKTIVTIYSPMNGKVIELKEVPDEAFAQKMVGDGCAIEPDKGIICSPIDGQLMNIFPTNHAIIFETIDGLEMIVHFGIDTVKLDGKGFQKLREAGPIKVGDEIIKYNLDEIKDGVPSTRSPIIINNMEKVEKIEILSLGKVVKIGEPIMKVTLK, encoded by the coding sequence ATGGGGTTATTTGATATTTTTAAGAAAAAAGAAAAGACTATTGTTACTATATATTCACCAATGAATGGAAAAGTTATTGAACTTAAAGAAGTTCCAGATGAAGCCTTTGCACAAAAAATGGTAGGAGATGGCTGTGCTATTGAGCCAGATAAGGGTATTATATGTTCCCCTATTGATGGACAACTTATGAATATTTTCCCAACTAATCATGCTATTATATTTGAAACAATTGATGGTTTAGAAATGATAGTCCACTTTGGAATTGATACTGTCAAATTAGATGGAAAGGGTTTCCAAAAATTAAGAGAAGCTGGTCCAATAAAAGTTGGAGATGAGATTATAAAATATAATCTTGATGAAATAAAAGATGGTGTTCCTTCAACAAGAAGTCCTATTATAATAAATAATATGGAAAAAGTTGAAAAAATAGAAATTTTATCATTAGGAAAAGTAGTAAAAATAGGTGAGCCTATTATGAAAGTAACTTTGAAATAA